The following are encoded in a window of Paenibacillus polymyxa genomic DNA:
- a CDS encoding aminoglycoside phosphotransferase family protein, whose product MIVLLHFIQKSWVAMNPFHQYVNVDGTLNDTLVRNREVLYTGTNGRHVERFYVSSSESYIFKPLTNDGQEGRERWVYEHVLPALSPIYPRLLAWSDAGADGGGEWMVFEDLGSLHHLHADETLLRAVGLVAWWHALPTDRFAGMPLRGPKPLIQEMVSELYTRKPDVLKLCSSLGLSKQQMRRIYVQLEHVSFSQQLVLSHGDLHPGNYALSGERLMVLDWEHAHLNTPLWDVYHLIDMSHPLFPRRMTSELRIRMLDTYVEQLELLGKRVDRTAFMLEYGMFAVVFSLWMLLLITSDLQRIGTNLHRNADKWSKEQLESQLDETLACLNQCAAMMDWGQAQQCR is encoded by the coding sequence ATGATCGTGCTATTACATTTTATACAAAAAAGTTGGGTGGCTATGAATCCTTTTCATCAATATGTGAATGTTGACGGCACCTTAAATGATACGCTGGTGCGGAATCGTGAGGTTTTATATACAGGTACGAATGGCCGGCATGTGGAACGTTTTTACGTTTCCTCCTCTGAAAGTTATATATTTAAACCGCTAACCAACGATGGTCAGGAAGGGCGTGAGAGATGGGTGTATGAGCATGTGCTTCCTGCGTTATCACCGATCTATCCTCGATTGCTAGCCTGGTCTGATGCAGGTGCGGATGGCGGAGGAGAATGGATGGTTTTTGAGGACCTTGGTTCGTTACATCATCTACACGCAGACGAAACTTTATTGCGAGCTGTTGGACTTGTTGCATGGTGGCATGCTTTGCCGACAGATCGTTTTGCTGGGATGCCGTTACGGGGACCAAAGCCACTTATTCAGGAGATGGTTTCCGAGCTATACACGCGCAAGCCGGATGTGTTAAAGCTTTGCAGCTCACTGGGTTTATCTAAGCAACAGATGCGGCGTATATATGTACAGCTGGAGCATGTATCTTTTTCACAGCAGCTTGTACTGTCTCATGGTGATCTTCATCCGGGGAACTATGCGCTGAGCGGGGAACGGCTTATGGTACTGGATTGGGAGCATGCTCATCTGAACACACCGCTGTGGGATGTATATCATCTGATCGATATGTCCCATCCGTTGTTTCCCCGACGCATGACGTCCGAATTGCGTATTCGTATGCTGGACACATACGTGGAGCAGCTGGAGCTGTTGGGGAAAAGAGTGGATCGAACGGCATTTATGCTGGAATATGGCATGTTTGCGGTGGTATTTTCGCTCTGGATGCTGTTGTTAATCACAAGTGATTTGCAAAGGATTGGAACGAACCTGCATAGAAACGCCGACAAATGGTCAAAAGAGCAATTAGAGTCCCAGTTGGATGAAACGTTAGCCTGTTTGAACCAATGTGCAGCAATGATGGATTGGGGACAAGCCCAACAATGTAGATAG
- a CDS encoding glycosyltransferase, producing MKKVGLVMRKIQFAEAQGPRIFAERLKQIGLELGVDIVFVSPERHVSSHDWLPGYEHEKGDLVNYDVVLDQLHEQQIEHVIYTVSGFTYLNMFFKNSVLFPHSFPDPALTGYEMMKPFYQIVDKAIVQTAFLKQEMASKFGVTDVTVIPIGFNERLVEKHFDSSQVIENRVMWIGRDEENRRPDLVLEYARHNPDKDVYMVFGGERYKESMKKYDIPDNVKLQFALTQDEVFALMNTAKVYWSCSKFDTFAMPLTEALAMGKIVVKPEHPCYGHISSTHSFSGNEKNWFELVNMAAASPRRVSTENQAYAMEQFSSQVMKQGYRDFFDHWLS from the coding sequence ATGAAAAAAGTCGGTTTAGTCATGAGAAAAATACAATTTGCTGAAGCGCAGGGTCCACGTATTTTCGCAGAGCGTCTGAAGCAGATCGGGTTGGAATTGGGGGTGGACATCGTATTTGTCTCACCGGAGCGCCATGTGAGCAGCCATGACTGGCTTCCGGGCTATGAGCACGAAAAGGGCGACCTGGTCAACTATGACGTCGTACTGGACCAACTCCATGAGCAGCAGATTGAGCACGTTATTTATACGGTATCTGGCTTTACCTATTTAAATATGTTTTTTAAAAACAGCGTGCTTTTTCCGCATAGTTTTCCAGATCCGGCGCTTACAGGCTATGAGATGATGAAGCCTTTTTATCAGATCGTGGACAAGGCTATTGTACAGACTGCCTTTCTCAAGCAGGAGATGGCTTCGAAGTTTGGCGTAACCGATGTGACAGTCATCCCGATCGGATTCAATGAACGTCTGGTGGAAAAGCATTTTGATTCCTCGCAAGTGATAGAGAACCGGGTGATGTGGATTGGTAGAGATGAGGAGAACCGACGTCCGGATTTGGTACTGGAGTATGCGAGGCATAATCCTGACAAGGATGTCTATATGGTATTTGGCGGTGAACGCTACAAGGAAAGTATGAAGAAGTACGATATCCCGGACAATGTTAAACTTCAATTTGCGTTGACGCAAGATGAGGTGTTTGCACTGATGAACACGGCGAAGGTGTATTGGAGCTGCTCCAAATTCGATACATTCGCAATGCCGCTGACCGAAGCGCTCGCTATGGGGAAAATCGTCGTGAAGCCAGAGCATCCTTGCTATGGACATATCAGCTCTACGCATTCTTTTTCAGGGAATGAGAAAAACTGGTTCGAGCTGGTCAATATGGCTGCCGCCTCACCGCGTCGGGTTTCTACAGAAAATCAGGCATACGCCATGGAACAGTTTTCAAGTCAGGTGATGAAGCAGGGCTATCGGGACTTTTTTGATCATTGGTTAAGCTGA
- a CDS encoding MFS transporter: MSNQQNMTANRFPPSLLWLTLGAFAIGMTEFVIMGLLPNVAHDLHVTIPQAGQLITSYALGVAIGAPVLTVLTHKVPQKKLLCLLMTIFILGNLFSVIAPNYEFLIAARMATALSHGTFLGAGSLIAARLVRPDKRAGAISMVLTGLTVANIIGVPFGTFIGQQLGWRASFGAIVVIGLISLFGIIRYIPVIHQDKPSSLKQEVKSLFNPKVLLMLLTGAVGCGSLFTVFTYITPLLTDISGFAEHSITWILVLFGLGVTIGNIVGGKLADWRLLPSLIANYAVLAIILAILTFTLQSQVLAVITVFIWGIAAFGIMPGIQVRIMNLAYEAPLLASTSSHSALNLGNAGGAFIGGVVINQMGLAAIPWVASLITVGGLLLMIVSYIVDRKTAHTEATAEIQS, from the coding sequence ATGAGTAATCAACAAAATATGACAGCAAATCGCTTTCCCCCCTCCTTGCTATGGTTGACCCTTGGTGCCTTCGCCATCGGCATGACTGAATTCGTCATTATGGGACTACTGCCCAATGTAGCCCATGATCTTCATGTTACGATTCCGCAAGCCGGGCAGTTAATCACCAGTTATGCGCTTGGTGTAGCCATTGGTGCGCCTGTGCTTACTGTATTAACCCATAAGGTTCCGCAGAAAAAGCTGCTATGCCTACTAATGACCATATTCATTTTAGGCAATCTTTTTTCCGTCATTGCTCCCAATTACGAATTTCTGATTGCGGCCCGTATGGCTACTGCATTATCGCACGGAACCTTTTTGGGAGCCGGTTCCCTGATCGCTGCCCGACTGGTTCGTCCTGACAAGCGCGCGGGTGCCATTTCTATGGTGCTGACCGGTTTGACCGTGGCGAACATTATTGGTGTGCCCTTTGGAACCTTTATCGGACAACAACTCGGCTGGCGTGCTTCCTTTGGAGCTATTGTGGTCATCGGCTTGATTTCTCTCTTTGGTATCATTCGTTACATTCCGGTAATTCACCAGGACAAGCCTTCCAGTCTCAAACAAGAAGTCAAAAGCCTGTTTAATCCAAAAGTGCTGCTGATGCTGCTCACAGGTGCAGTCGGTTGTGGTAGTCTGTTCACTGTCTTTACGTACATTACGCCTTTGCTTACGGACATTAGTGGCTTTGCCGAACATAGCATTACCTGGATTCTCGTCCTGTTTGGCCTAGGGGTAACGATCGGCAATATCGTTGGCGGCAAGCTTGCGGATTGGAGACTACTTCCATCTCTGATCGCAAACTATGCTGTACTGGCTATTATTTTGGCCATTCTGACATTTACGCTTCAAAGCCAGGTATTGGCCGTCATTACCGTCTTTATCTGGGGCATTGCTGCGTTCGGCATCATGCCGGGTATTCAGGTTCGCATCATGAATCTGGCCTATGAGGCTCCTTTGCTTGCTTCTACCTCCAGTCATTCCGCATTGAATCTGGGTAACGCAGGCGGCGCTTTTATCGGGGGAGTCGTTATTAATCAAATGGGGCTAGCCGCTATTCCATGGGTTGCATCGCTAATCACTGTCGGCGGTCTGCTACTCATGATAGTTAGCTACATTGTGGATCGTAAGACGGCTCATACTGAAGCAACAGCGGAGATACAGTCATAG
- the cysK gene encoding cysteine synthase A, translated as MAPKVVQSITDLIGDTPCVRLQRLTGPQDAEVYVKLEYFNPSGSVKDRAAGNLIAEAEKAGHLKPGGTIIEPTSGNTGIGLAMNAAARGYRAVLVMPSNMTKERINILKAYGAEVVLTPAEERMPGAIRKALELGAEIKGSFIPHQFENEANPDIHRTTTALEILEQTEGKLDVFVASSGTGGTITGTGEVLRQHLPDLRIVVVEPKGSPVLSGGKPGPHKLVGTSPGFVPTVLNTEVYDEIVQVSDEDAIAMTRAIAAQEGILVGPSSGATIWTAIQEARRLGAGKRVLCIAPDTGERYLSMGIFG; from the coding sequence ATGGCACCTAAAGTGGTACAGAGTATTACAGATTTAATAGGAGATACACCTTGTGTAAGACTCCAACGGCTCACAGGGCCGCAGGATGCGGAAGTGTATGTGAAGCTGGAGTATTTTAATCCAAGCGGCAGTGTTAAAGATCGGGCGGCGGGCAACCTGATTGCCGAGGCTGAAAAGGCAGGACATCTAAAGCCGGGAGGCACCATTATTGAGCCGACGAGTGGCAACACGGGAATTGGTCTTGCGATGAATGCGGCAGCCCGAGGTTACCGTGCGGTTTTGGTGATGCCCTCGAATATGACGAAGGAACGGATCAATATTTTGAAAGCCTACGGGGCTGAGGTTGTACTGACACCAGCGGAAGAACGGATGCCAGGAGCGATTCGCAAGGCACTCGAACTGGGGGCTGAAATTAAAGGGAGCTTTATCCCGCATCAATTTGAAAATGAGGCAAATCCCGATATCCACCGTACGACGACGGCACTGGAAATTTTGGAACAGACGGAAGGGAAGCTGGATGTGTTCGTCGCTTCTTCGGGAACGGGCGGTACCATTACGGGAACAGGTGAAGTGCTACGTCAGCATTTGCCGGATCTGCGGATTGTTGTAGTTGAGCCGAAGGGTTCGCCAGTGCTATCTGGAGGAAAACCCGGTCCACATAAGCTGGTTGGCACCAGTCCAGGCTTTGTTCCCACCGTGCTGAATACGGAAGTGTATGACGAAATCGTGCAGGTTTCCGATGAGGATGCGATTGCAATGACACGAGCGATTGCTGCCCAGGAAGGGATTCTGGTTGGTCCCTCTAGCGGAGCTACGATATGGACGGCGATTCAGGAAGCGCGGCGTTTGGGAGCAGGCAAACGGGTACTTTGCATTGCCCCGGATACCGGAGAACGTTATCTGAGCATGGGGATATTCGGATAA
- a CDS encoding aldo/keto reductase — protein MKIMPLQKRGISDSRLALGCMPFGGEWSHAPFTQEHVVEAERAVEAAQSIGITMFDHADIYRIGKAEEIFGRILKGQPGLREQIVIQSKCGIFLPDGTLPGRFDFSYAHIMESVDGILKRLGTEYLDILLLHRPDPLVEPEEVAKAFSELKTSGKVRHFGVSNMNVSQIRFLERSLTEPLIVNQLEMSLAHLHFIDQTVHVNQQAGTNVHFGEGLLEYCQTEDIQLQAWGPLAQGRFSGGPLEGQPEHVVKTAKRVQKLASEKETTREAIVLGWLMKHPARIQPVLGSANPERIKACQDAERQSELMTREEWYELYVSARGQALP, from the coding sequence ATGAAGATTATGCCTTTACAGAAACGTGGAATCTCCGATAGTCGGCTGGCGCTCGGTTGTATGCCTTTTGGTGGAGAATGGAGCCATGCACCGTTTACGCAGGAGCATGTCGTTGAAGCGGAAAGAGCTGTAGAAGCCGCACAATCCATTGGGATTACGATGTTCGATCATGCGGATATCTATCGTATTGGGAAAGCGGAAGAGATTTTCGGCCGGATTTTAAAGGGACAGCCGGGCTTGCGTGAACAAATCGTAATTCAGTCCAAATGCGGCATTTTTCTGCCAGATGGTACGCTCCCGGGCCGCTTTGATTTCTCATATGCTCATATTATGGAGTCCGTGGATGGTATCCTGAAGCGTCTGGGTACCGAATATTTGGACATCCTGCTGCTGCATCGCCCTGATCCGCTGGTAGAGCCGGAAGAAGTAGCGAAGGCGTTCAGCGAGCTTAAGACATCTGGCAAAGTACGGCATTTTGGCGTTTCCAATATGAATGTAAGCCAAATTCGGTTTCTGGAACGGAGCCTAACGGAGCCGCTGATCGTTAATCAGCTGGAAATGAGCCTGGCCCATCTGCATTTTATAGATCAGACAGTACATGTGAACCAGCAGGCAGGGACAAATGTACATTTTGGCGAAGGTTTGCTGGAATATTGCCAAACCGAGGATATTCAGCTCCAAGCCTGGGGACCGCTGGCGCAGGGACGTTTTAGCGGAGGTCCTTTGGAAGGGCAGCCTGAGCATGTCGTTAAGACGGCAAAACGGGTGCAGAAGCTAGCTTCTGAAAAGGAAACGACACGTGAGGCGATCGTCCTTGGCTGGCTTATGAAACATCCGGCACGGATTCAGCCCGTCCTTGGCAGCGCCAATCCTGAACGAATCAAGGCATGTCAGGATGCGGAACGCCAGAGCGAGCTGATGACCCGTGAGGAATGGTATGAATTGTATGTCAGTGCGCGCGGACAAGCCTTGCCGTAA
- a CDS encoding WYL domain-containing protein, translating to MSLFEKIFNYQIVSRLDESGAFATTSQERVWLQSMLTDSAAIEAFTPSTLDKLRQMLTDDEPLEADGSLREKAGIPAVSVYHPLLRELRPILRSRSGICMTYKLRNGRMHEQMSGFPYKLEFSMVKKEWSLLWYNRRHRALMSTKLSNIVNITEDELLPEEAEKFTRRILDILESRKEQGIIEIIPIYNGEMSRILYAFSCFEKEVEYVQEADTYRITLTFQADECEYVLSKIRFLGKRVKVVQGSRLISRMKETTSKALARYEEE from the coding sequence ATGAGCCTGTTCGAGAAAATATTTAACTATCAGATCGTCTCTCGGCTGGATGAATCGGGCGCTTTTGCTACCACATCACAGGAAAGAGTCTGGCTCCAATCTATGCTGACAGACTCGGCAGCAATAGAGGCTTTCACCCCGTCTACGCTTGATAAGCTTCGGCAGATGCTCACAGACGACGAGCCGCTGGAGGCCGATGGAAGTTTGCGGGAAAAAGCAGGTATCCCTGCTGTCTCGGTATATCATCCACTCCTGCGTGAATTGCGTCCCATTCTGCGGTCCCGTTCAGGCATCTGTATGACCTACAAACTGCGCAACGGACGCATGCATGAGCAAATGTCCGGTTTTCCATATAAGCTGGAGTTCTCCATGGTCAAAAAAGAATGGAGCCTGCTGTGGTATAACCGCAGACACCGCGCGCTCATGTCTACCAAGCTGTCTAATATCGTGAACATCACGGAAGATGAGCTTCTACCCGAAGAGGCCGAAAAATTCACCCGACGTATACTCGATATACTGGAGTCGCGCAAAGAGCAAGGCATCATCGAAATTATTCCCATATACAACGGTGAAATGTCTCGTATTTTATATGCTTTTTCCTGCTTTGAAAAAGAGGTCGAATATGTTCAGGAAGCAGATACCTATCGTATTACGCTCACCTTCCAGGCAGACGAATGTGAATATGTGCTATCCAAAATCCGTTTCCTTGGCAAACGTGTCAAGGTCGTCCAAGGCTCCCGGCTGATTTCACGAATGAAGGAAACAACGTCCAAGGCCCTTGCACGCTACGAAGAAGAATAG
- a CDS encoding helix-turn-helix transcriptional regulator, translating to MARESFDKEIQFLRMLTLTSGAYNRQQFADRLGISVHTFDKTIRRLKEIVQSVQQQLPENQGHDFNEMLRFNYYESADPLLLFLFRAKSLKESESVRLSLLLTALQSQPLTTMELLDACCNGRPSDSSLPDEKTIRSDLKYLVEVGVVRKEPGGRPYRYAVRNDLVTGLTDEELLDLYDFVDIMANTQLPSVQGYLLRDHLKKAMRRQAGDRDMIEPFLYKYHYYSRILDEAHIHPLLHAIRQRRCVTFLYFSTSKRSMYGSQNTNPLFEKETEGREHTILPLQVIYDHQYGRWYVLGHVGGKGIMKFRMEGMTQLVEGKPVPEQFHADLLAVLEEKMRYSWLVDTGRPVKVRVRFFNPEGAKRNFIRERVLSQGQWGTIAEEESESFIYEITVNGITEIKPWIRSFGSSCEVLEPQRLRKEFRQEWKELQAYYEPVRENI from the coding sequence ATGGCGAGAGAGAGTTTTGATAAAGAAATTCAATTCCTGCGCATGCTCACACTGACCAGCGGCGCTTATAATCGGCAGCAATTTGCAGACAGACTGGGCATTTCAGTGCATACCTTTGATAAAACAATCAGGCGTCTCAAGGAAATCGTCCAATCCGTACAACAACAGTTGCCTGAGAACCAGGGACATGATTTTAATGAGATGCTGCGCTTTAATTATTACGAATCCGCTGATCCATTACTTTTATTCTTGTTTCGGGCTAAATCGCTCAAGGAATCAGAAAGCGTCCGCTTATCTCTTCTGCTGACAGCGCTACAGTCACAGCCTCTGACCACTATGGAATTGCTGGATGCTTGCTGCAACGGGCGGCCTTCCGACAGTTCGCTGCCGGATGAAAAAACGATTCGTTCCGATCTGAAATATCTGGTCGAAGTGGGCGTGGTTCGCAAGGAGCCCGGCGGCAGACCTTACCGCTATGCTGTCCGCAACGATCTGGTGACAGGACTGACGGACGAGGAATTACTGGACTTATATGATTTTGTAGACATTATGGCCAACACCCAGCTTCCCTCTGTTCAGGGATATCTGTTGCGAGATCATCTAAAAAAAGCTATGCGCCGTCAAGCCGGAGATCGGGATATGATTGAACCTTTTTTATATAAATACCACTATTATTCACGCATTCTGGACGAAGCCCATATTCATCCGCTTCTGCATGCCATTCGGCAACGTCGCTGTGTAACTTTTTTATATTTTTCGACATCCAAACGAAGCATGTACGGGTCACAGAACACAAACCCGCTGTTTGAAAAAGAGACGGAGGGCCGTGAACATACCATTCTGCCCCTGCAAGTCATCTATGATCATCAATATGGACGTTGGTATGTTCTTGGTCATGTAGGCGGTAAAGGAATCATGAAGTTTCGTATGGAGGGCATGACTCAATTGGTGGAGGGCAAGCCTGTACCAGAGCAGTTTCATGCCGATCTGCTAGCGGTGTTGGAAGAAAAAATGCGGTACAGCTGGCTTGTTGATACCGGTCGTCCTGTGAAGGTACGGGTACGTTTTTTTAATCCTGAGGGCGCGAAGCGCAACTTTATTCGGGAACGTGTGCTGTCACAGGGACAGTGGGGTACGATTGCGGAGGAAGAAAGTGAATCCTTTATCTATGAAATCACAGTGAATGGAATCACCGAGATTAAGCCGTGGATTCGCAGCTTCGGATCAAGCTGTGAGGTATTGGAGCCCCAGCGGCTGCGTAAGGAATTCAGACAGGAATGGAAGGAGCTGCAAGCCTATTATGAGCCTGTTCGAGAAAATATTTAA
- a CDS encoding nucleotidyltransferase domain-containing protein, producing MTDVKYGQGYIQPEMRETILRELRALEQEEQIRIIYACESGSRAWGFPSQDSDYDVRFIYVRPIEWYLSIFDKRDVIERPISNLLDMNGWDLKKALHLFRKSNPPLLEWLQSPIPYLEQYSVADQIRAISPLTFSPKSCMYHYLNMARGNYRDYLQGEQVKIKKYFYVLRPLLACGWIERYNSMPPIEFGDLLEELIPSDTELYQVIRHLLQRKKAGEELDIEPQLSVVNDFIQQQIAYFEQKAPLLQHVESGRDQQLDDLFRTAVNEVWKA from the coding sequence ATGACAGATGTGAAGTATGGGCAGGGTTACATTCAACCAGAAATGCGCGAAACGATTTTGCGTGAGCTGCGCGCGTTGGAGCAGGAGGAGCAAATACGTATTATATACGCCTGTGAATCAGGCAGTCGGGCATGGGGGTTTCCTTCACAGGACAGTGACTATGATGTACGATTTATCTATGTAAGACCCATAGAATGGTATTTGTCTATTTTTGATAAGCGGGATGTGATTGAGCGGCCAATCAGCAATTTGCTGGATATGAACGGCTGGGATTTGAAAAAGGCACTCCATTTGTTTCGCAAATCCAATCCGCCTTTGCTGGAATGGCTGCAATCTCCGATTCCCTATCTGGAGCAGTATTCAGTGGCTGACCAGATTCGTGCGATATCGCCGTTAACCTTCTCTCCGAAGTCCTGTATGTACCATTATCTGAATATGGCGCGGGGAAACTATCGGGATTATTTGCAAGGAGAACAGGTGAAAATTAAAAAGTACTTTTATGTACTACGCCCACTGTTGGCCTGTGGCTGGATTGAACGTTACAACAGCATGCCTCCGATTGAATTTGGAGACTTGCTAGAGGAATTAATTCCGTCAGATACAGAACTTTATCAGGTGATCAGGCATTTGCTGCAACGTAAAAAAGCGGGCGAGGAACTGGATATTGAGCCACAGCTTTCGGTGGTGAATGATTTTATCCAGCAGCAAATTGCTTATTTTGAACAAAAGGCGCCCTTGCTTCAGCATGTGGAGAGTGGACGGGATCAGCAGTTGGATGATTTGTTCCGCACTGCGGTGAATGAAGTATGGAAAGCATAA
- a CDS encoding 3' terminal RNA ribose 2'-O-methyltransferase Hen1, which yields MHITLKATGTHAGVISHLLAKNPYNTYDRTEKGARVRMVYTVFTQEEAEIVIQASPDSIDLVKNSPDSYDITQYINDREFVTSSLFCTYIRGSLGTALNGKPKEDYVGWVTHPFALELSFGPVASDLPDSVVEGLFAPLGYQVAIERGEADYSFQLKNRSTVRYVTLSGHQTVQYALRQLLLLIPVLDNYKHYYISEEEFDKLRRYGEGWLPEHPLRELIIRRTLRFTNLIEQFERSDSVSAETTGTKKHIEKDTVQAQKDKHEQVQQQEQPQEEGKQQPTVRLNELRYQAIMDVIRKLPRRQKIVDFGSGEGKLSARMARMTGIEEIWAVEPSAYAQVRAMERFAKLERHADAISPTPMMGSLFYYDEQLRGKDVMILCEVIEHVDEHRLNRVMKTIVTEYQPGVLIVTTPNREYNEVYRMNQQELRHGDHRFEWSRSEFQERCEQWIAEAPYSVALKGIGEEVEGFGQPTQMAIFTRRKEQKEA from the coding sequence ATGCACATCACGCTAAAAGCAACCGGAACCCATGCAGGGGTGATTTCGCATTTGCTTGCTAAGAATCCTTACAATACGTATGATCGCACAGAAAAAGGCGCACGTGTACGCATGGTGTACACCGTTTTTACCCAGGAAGAGGCTGAGATCGTCATTCAGGCCTCGCCAGATTCGATTGATTTGGTCAAAAACAGTCCAGACAGCTATGACATTACACAATATATTAATGACCGGGAGTTTGTAACCAGCAGCTTATTTTGCACTTATATTCGTGGCTCGCTTGGCACGGCCCTGAACGGCAAACCCAAGGAAGACTATGTAGGATGGGTGACGCACCCTTTTGCGCTGGAGTTATCGTTTGGGCCCGTTGCTTCGGATTTGCCGGATTCTGTGGTGGAGGGACTATTTGCTCCGCTGGGTTATCAAGTGGCCATAGAACGAGGGGAAGCGGACTATTCTTTTCAGCTGAAAAATCGAAGCACCGTCAGATATGTCACGTTAAGTGGTCATCAGACGGTGCAGTATGCGTTGCGTCAGTTATTGCTGTTGATTCCGGTGCTGGATAATTATAAGCACTACTATATTAGTGAAGAAGAGTTTGACAAGCTGAGACGTTACGGTGAGGGCTGGCTGCCAGAGCATCCACTACGCGAGCTGATCATTCGACGCACGCTTCGTTTTACCAATCTGATTGAGCAATTTGAGCGATCTGATTCTGTTTCTGCTGAAACAACAGGTACAAAAAAACACATTGAAAAGGATACTGTCCAAGCTCAAAAGGATAAGCACGAACAGGTTCAACAGCAAGAACAGCCACAGGAGGAAGGGAAGCAGCAGCCTACTGTGCGGCTGAATGAACTGCGATATCAAGCCATAATGGACGTGATTCGCAAGCTGCCTCGAAGACAGAAAATCGTAGATTTTGGTTCAGGGGAAGGGAAGCTATCGGCTCGGATGGCCCGAATGACTGGCATTGAAGAGATTTGGGCTGTCGAGCCGTCTGCGTATGCACAAGTGAGAGCCATGGAGCGTTTTGCCAAGCTGGAAAGGCATGCTGACGCGATCAGCCCTACACCCATGATGGGCTCTCTCTTTTATTATGATGAACAATTGCGGGGCAAAGATGTGATGATTCTATGTGAGGTCATTGAGCATGTGGATGAGCATCGTCTGAACCGGGTGATGAAGACGATTGTGACGGAGTATCAGCCGGGCGTGCTGATCGTGACGACTCCCAATCGTGAATATAATGAAGTGTATCGTATGAATCAGCAAGAGCTGCGGCATGGCGATCACCGTTTTGAATGGAGTAGAAGCGAGTTTCAGGAACGATGTGAGCAGTGGATTGCGGAAGCTCCTTATTCGGTAGCGCTGAAGGGGATCGGAGAAGAGGTCGAAGGCTTTGGACAACCGACCCAAATGGCTATATTTACGCGCAGAAAGGAGCAGAAGGAAGCATGA